The window ataagagttagattacataaatataattcaggcggtataaccgaccatatataacttaaataacataaatataaatgttacttaagatgataataatatttaccttactaataaataatagaaaatatcgttaaagaatttcttaccttgattagtaacttgtgtttgcttagataaaccttgattatacggagtacttcgtgctgataacatgttataatttaggagtttataactacctttagtaatATAGTCTCCAATTAGAGAATAATAGAAAGAAAAAGGGAGAGAGTATATGTATATGAAAATATCTATATTCTCAAGTGCATCTTCTGCAAACTACACTTCATATATTTATAGTACAAAATAGATCACTGTGCAATTAGGTAGAATAGCTGTACCCACAAAATTGGCATACTTTTATAACAGATATCGCATAGTACCATAAACAAATGCATCTCATAACATTATCAAACGCTTACAGCTCACGAAACCTTCATTGCAAAATGTTGAACACCAAAAAGGTAAAGAAAAAAATGATCAAAACACATGGTAAAAAAATGATTAAATAATTTACTACAAGCCAAAATCCCTCAACAAACAATATCCTTCATCCAATGGACTATCTGCCACAATTTACGGACAACAAATACCAACGAAACTGCCACAATTTATGGACTATCTATTTTCTCAAAACTCAAGACACACTACAAACTTAAAAAGAAATGCATCTTCAATGATAACATAACTTAATAACCATAGTGAGCAAATTGTGAAAAAGATaatttatgaagaaaaaaaaaaataccttTATCATTAGGTATTTGTTTGCCATATTTTCAACACGTACTTTGTGGCGCATTGACGCATTGTGGactaatattaatactatattattatttgggaatttgGAATAATATCTAAAATAAGGACAACATTCGTGTTCTCATTACCCCCGTCCTTTTTATCACCTTCCTTCTCATTTCACTCCAAAATTAGAAATCAACATTCATGTTCATACTATCAATAATGGGTAACTGTTTAATTTCTTCTTCAGCTAAAGTAGACGCTACTATTAACTGCCCTAATTCTGGTACACTCTTTATCCATCTTTCATATTTCTACCATTTCCGTATCAATTCATTATGTCCATATGTCTATAATTTACATGGATATTATGGTCTTTGTCTTTAATTTTAGATTGCTATTATGAATACGTGTCGGGTCGTTTAAACAGAATTAAACAATCGTATAAAGCTATATCGAGCGCCTTACCTTTATGCATTAACAATACGGACTTATAGGCTTATAGCTCAAATCAGAAAACATATCATCCGTAGGCCTATAAATCATCTCTAGGTGTGTTAGTGGGATTAATGAAATTGACTTTTTAAGACCGTTTCTTGTTACTAAGTtacttaataattattattgtaaaattgTATAATTTATTTATTCCATTGTTCagttaaattatttttaatttgtatTACAATGAATTAAATATTTGGAATTTTGAGAACCTGTTTCTGATTTTCAGaactatttttttatgtttttttttttctcAGATAGATCGAAAATTGGTAGTAAAATAAGTGCATCTTCAGGGCACTCAAGTATAACAATATCAACTTACAGTGGGAGAAGTAGTAGTATTGGTAGTATTAGTACAACACCAAGATCCGAAAGTGATATATTATCGTCTCCGAAAGTTAGACCTTTTTCATTTTTGGAGTTAAAGAACGCCACAAGAAACTTTCGACCCGATAGTCTTCTTGGTGAAGGTGGATTCGGGTGCGTTTTCAAAGGTTGGATTGATGAGTTTACACATTTGGCTTCGAAACGGGGTTCTGGTATGGTCATTGCTGTTAAAAAACTTAAACCCGAGGGGTTTCAAGGTCACAAGGAATGGCTGGTTAGCTTTTTTTTTCATGCTCctattttttctatttttattttttattatttttgtattccCAGTATTTGGATTGTTTATTGAAAGTTGGTTTTTTTGTAGACGGAAGTAACGTATCTTGGGCAGTTGCATCATCCTAATTTGGTGAAACTTATCGGTTATTGTACGGAAGGTGATAATAGACTGTTAGTTTATGAATTCATGCCTAAAGGAAGCTTGGAGAATCATCTTTTTAgaagtatgtatatatgtatatgtttaattACTTACTTTTCGTCATTAGTTTTTTGGTTACATAACTATTTATGTTATTTTTGGTTCGGGAATTGAATATCTTGTTTTGATCCTAAGGGGGCCCACAACCGCTTCCATGGGCAACAAGGCTTAAAGTGGCGATAGGTGCTGCGAGAGGCTTAGCATTCCTTCATGACGCTAAAGACCAAGTTATATATCGCGATTTTAAGGCTTCTAATATCCTTCTTGATTCGGTACAACAGAAAATATGTTATGTGGTTTAAGTACATATGTTGTTGGCTACAATATGAAGAGCAATAACATGCTCAATTTGGTTTCATGACTCAGGAATTCAATGCAAAGCTGTCGGATTTTGGTTTAGCTAAGGCGGGCCCAACTGGTGATAGGACTCATGTGTCAACACGAGTAATGGGCACCAAAGGGTATGCGGCACCTGAATACCTTGCTACAGGTTTGTACTCCTAAGATACAAGACCTTCATTAGTGATGAAAAATGGGTGGGTCAGTCAGTCTGTTTGGGTAAAGGTTTAAATGGCGTTACAATCATACAAGTCTAAATGGGTCAGGTTGAGTTGACCCTAAACACTTTTACGTACCAAATTGTTTTTACACCTAATCAGTGTATCAAGTTTGATGACAAAATTAATATATCAATTGTTATCCTGCTTTTTGATTACATTAATAGGAGTTCTTATGCGTAAAAGATACGCCGACTAGTTAAGGATATAAACAAAGTTTCCGGTTGAATTTTTTCTGAATGACAATAatttgtttgataatcattttgaattaagtctataaatgaatgatataagcAAAGGTTCCGGTTGAGATTTTTTCTGAATGACAATAATTTGTTTGATAATCAATGTATTGAccttttaaatgaatatatataaaagaaaagaaTATAATTGTTTATTAAGTGTCATGGATAATCGTGTTTTGATCAACAGGGTGGTTAACAGAAAAGAGCGACGTATACAGTTTTGGGGTCGTTTTGCTAGAACTACTCTCGGGCCGTCGTGCTGTCGATAAAGATAGGGTCGGCATTGAGCAGGATCTTGTTGAATGGACAAAACCATATCTAGGAGACAAACGACGTTTATTTAGGATTATGGACACTAAATTGGAGGGACAGTATCCTCAAAAGGCTGTGTTCACTGCAGCCACACTTGCATCACAATGCCTTAGCATCGAACCTCAAAACAGACCTCGAATGTCTCAAGTTTTAGCAAGTCTTGAAGAGCTTCAAGCTGTTAAAAATGCTTCAAGAGAGCATCGAAAGGTGTCTAGTCTTGTTATGAAATCGCCAGCTGGACATTGTCAACGTCGTTTGACACCATCTGCATCTCCGTTGCCAACTCCGCGCCAAAGTACTCTAGTAAGATGAGTAAACAAATAAATGCGGGTTCAGTTAAGTTTGTTTGTTTGTAtgtatataattatgattatgattatttacCACTTTAGTTTGTATTAGAATCTTGTTCCATTACTATGTAGGTAACAAGAATAGTGACAAGATATATGTTAAGAGGCTGTAAACTATATGTTTATTGATAAACAGAGATTACAATTTATACAAGTTACATGCATGAATATCAGAGACTAACTAGGAGGTGATATACATCTCTACAGCTAAGCCGATATACATTGGGATTTATACAGCTAACTATACTTATCACAATATTTAAATTTGTCATTATCTTTATCTTCAATCATGCCCCCTCAAGACGGACGACCAAGAAGTAAGACCGGTCTTGGACATGAAGTGACTAAACTTTGCACATGAGAGAGACTTGGTAAACGAGTCAGCTAGCTGATCATTAGAAGAAACATGAGTAACCCGAACAGCTCCTTGTTGAACTTGTTCCCGAATAAAATGATAAGCCAAAGCAAGATGTTTCATACGAGAATGAAACATGGGATTGGCAGTTAGCAAAGTTGCACCAAGATTGTCACAATAAAGGAAACTCCAATTTCCCAAAGTAAATTGTAAATCCACAGTATTTCACCATTTGTTGATGCCACCGCTTTATACTCAGCTTCAGTCGAAGATTGAGacacaaatctttgtttcttagaGCTCCAAGAAACGGGATTGCGACCAATAAACACTATATAGTTATCTTTATCTCCACCCCAGTCCGCATCAAAAAATGCGTGTACCTGCTGTGGGGAGTCACACACAAGATGAATACCATGGTCGAGTGTGCCTGGAAGATAACGcaaaatgtagcgacccgacaaaatcgtcatttgacggcgccgtctacttaggttccgtcacgtggtcataagtctttaaaacaacgtttgaccaaaatatgtcgcattcatttcaaatgtaaagatgtttcgaagtttacaaagtagttcaacgactaaatatgttacaacgttttaagtacaaatgaaacatatgcgacacagtttaaagtaaagtcaaaagatgctccatgtatgcatgtatactcgacatccaagcaagtatcaaaatagtgtgcggaagcatgaatcacttagcattcaaggacctgagaaaaacatagaaaatttgTGAACGAAAactttggtgaaatcataggtttagtaagtatattgtattgaaccacaagatttagtataaattgattatccaaatcgtttacattccaaaagatgttgtttgtatcacgagcacccaattatcaaggcttaactgaatagtacctctgaatcatagtgttagaacctacactatacccgaaaatatatttaatccgctgacggtagcgaaccgtcagaatgagggttcgtcaaacccgtatggccacacaatataagttctcacttacaccctacaagtgtaactaatgataattggacttgaggatttttgttctaactcgtacgtagaatgtttgttttcgtacttgtgttcactttgtaaaacgaaacgtttatgttttctcatcccaagtataagtataaaagagtaaaagtgggactatgatctcaccttgagtgcacgagtataaaggtacttcacaaagtaacgtgtgcaagaacgaatgttaATCTTGACCTAGACAAGTagcttgtatcaataacggtaaacacgatcggtcaaagttgttcaattagtcctatggctcgctacgactcgattatatagcatgtgaatcaagttgtcaagtttcatgcaagaatcaagtataaaagaagattagaacggttaaACGAAGTATTGGTGAAGTTtggataaaagtcaactttggtcaaatcAAAGTCAatggaaaagtcaacacgttcaggtcggGTCTCAGACTAATTTTCTGAGCTaataaatcatatatgagcatgttagaacaagttacatgttaatcggaggtgcgtatcatagttagaattaaacgtggaAATGCAAAGTTGAACAGCCCCCAAaccaggcaaatgtcgcgccgcgccgcgccactacccGTGAGGTGATTCCTGgctgtttcaaatgttcaagtctcgaaccaaacttcatttaaacataactaatgaaccgtaaacacttaaaacgcatgccatacatcgttggaaaggtaatttaacgaggaatacaactaaatacatttcattaaccaaaaacatcatttacaataatcaaatccaagttgaatgTTCATTgaatgttcatcataaatgcttcaagttcataaatgcattttgatgattcgggaaataaatgcacacatataatatgccgtttcgtaggtaattatgcatacaatactactaaacacttacaaacaacattgcaaagaattcaatgcatcaaaatccacatttaaggctaccaaaccctaaccaaaaatcataaattcatcaatcatgttattgaagtctttctaagtcaacatacataccaaattgaagctagtgatgctagtaaccaatttaatacatgaactttaacatttaaacaacatttaatcaaccaaaactcaagattaaacacacccattttcaagttcatgctagttactcaaaataacaagatcgagcaagtaaatcacatattcatgttagacttgagccatagacactaattaacacttttataagtcaaaaacatcaagaacaaggaatctagagtttttagaaagttacccaaaagagatgaaattagtatggaattgaagaggaagatgcaaggattccaaatatgtaatttgttttgaagaacgcttgctagatcaaatttagatgatgaatctttgattgggTGTTTGAGAGCAAAAAGTGGAAGTAAAAGAGAAGATGGGAGGTGAATGAGCGAGTGGAGGagaagggtttgactagttgacctaatcaaatctttggtcccttggcaagtttagtccctcgagtttcaaagcgggtgcgtgcattaaccaaacgaattaccttaagTACACTAGTTCAAAcgtgagatgttataattaaataacggactttaaaataaataaacggaaagtaaacggaaaaggacgggttgttacattacctactccttaaaagaaatttcgtcccgaaatctaATTAGATGTggtggtcgttgtttcttcctcgggacctTGCATTGCAACTtctacgaataaatgagggtacttccttttcatttgatcttgtctttcccatgtAAActtgggtccccttttggcattccaacgaactttaacgattgggattttactttgttttagcgtcttgacggaatgatccacaatttcaaccggttcttctacgaaatgaagtttgtcatcaatagtgagctcctcgagagggatgacgagttcgggttcggcaaggaacttcttcaagtttgacacatggaaggtaggatgaacggagctcaattgagtcggaagatctaaacggtaagcaacgggtccaatacgctccaagatttcataaggaccaatatatcgcggatttagtttcccacgtttcccgaaatggattacacctttccaaagtgtaacttttaacattacacggtcacccacttggaattcgagatcctTACGTCTAATGTTGGCATAACtcctttgacgactacgggccgtcctgagcctctctcggatttgaacaatcttctcagttgtttcataaatgagttcgggtccggtgatttgcttgtcacctacttcggcccaacatatAGGAGAACgatatttgcggccatataaagcttcaaaaggtgcggctttaatactcgcgtgataactattgttgtaagagaattcggctagtggaaaatgcttttcccaagcttttccaaagtcgataacgcaagctcgcagcatgtcttccaaggtttgaatcgtgcgttcgctttgtccatcggtttgcgggtgatatgcggtactcatgtccaaacgcgttcccaaggcTTCTCGCAAGGCACCCCAAAATCTTGAAGCGAAACGAGCATCTCGGTCGGATATGATCAATAAGGGTACACCGTTACGGGTTACAATCTCttttatgtaaagttgtgcaagtttgtccattttgtctgtttctttcatggctaggaagtgggcagatttggtgagacggtcaataataacccaaatggtatcataaccgctctccctttttggtagttttgtgatgaaatccatcgttattgtttcccatttccattgcagaatttcgggttgttgaagtaacccggacggactttgatgttcggctttgactttggaacaagttaaacactttgcaacataagtagcaacatcccttttaatgttcagccaccaatattgttcattgaggtcgtggtacatcttattggcacccggatgaatcgaataccttgacttatgggcttcttctagaataaggcttcgtaaatttccataactaggcacccaaatacttccggcgaaatatcgaagtccggtctccttaacttcgaatcgagagacgagaacgttcaagtgttcgtgtgaaatattttcatccttgagagactcatcttgggctacacgaatttggctattgaggttggtgtggatggtgatgtttaaggctcggacacgaagaggcaccattctttcctttcgacttaaggcatcggctactacatttgcctttccgggatggtaacgaagctcacaatcgtaatcgttcaaagttttaacccaccgtcgttgtctcatgtttagttgtttttgatcgaagatgtgtttgagggttttatgatcggtgaagatagtacttttggttccataaagatagtgtctccacattttgaatgCAAAGGCaacagctccgagttcgagatcatgtgtcgtttagttccgttcatgaacttttaactgtcgagaggcataagcaatgactttctttcgttgcatcaatacacaccaaaaccatgttttgaggcatcgtaatatacaacaaaatcatcattgccttcgggaagagacaagataggagcggtggttagctttttcttcaagatttgaaacgcggactcttgttcggttgcccaaatgaatttctttcccttgtgagttaacgcggttaaaggacgagcaaccaaggagaaatctttgatgaatctacgataatatcCGGCAAggtccaagaattgacgaatgtgagtaggagtagtaggggtttcccatttactaatggcttcgatttttgcgggatcgaccttaataccttggtcgcttacaacatgatcaagaaattgaacttccttcaaccaaaattcacacttggacaatttggcatagagtcgttctcatctcaaaagttcaagcacgagtcggaggtgttgttcgtgttcttcttcgtttttagaatataccaaactatcatcgatgaatacaataacgaatttgtcgaggtacggtttgcacacgcggttcataaggtccatgaataccgccggtgcattagttaacCCGAATgacattacaagaaactcataactaccataacgagtccagaaagcgattttggagacatcttcccccttaacccttagttgatgataacccgagcggagatcgatttttgaatatacacaagacccttgtagttgatcaaagaggtcatcgatgcgtggaagaggatatcggttcttaaccgtcaatttatttagttcacgataatcgatgcacattcgtagggatccatctttcttcttaacgaataaaatcggagcgccccatggtgaatggctaggttggataaaaccacgatcaagtagttcttgaatttgactttgcaaatcttgcatctcggatggagcaagtctatatggtgcacgtgctatagGTGCGGcgcccggaataagatcgatttggaattcaaccggtcgatgaggtggaagacccggcaattcgtcggaaaatacatcggaaaagtcactaacaattggcacatcatcgatatgcttctcatcgatctcgactttcttaacgtgggctaggatcgtgaaacaacctttacgaagtaatttttcaactttaaggcacgagacgaggttgagtccggcgcaactcttatcgccatagacaatcaagggttcacaattctcgataggaattcggattgcgttaagatcacaaaggatgtgagattttgttttgactaaccaattcataacgattattacatcgaagctccctagttccatgggtatcaagtcaatttcaaactctttacacaataagtttaacgtacacccccgataatatgtgtgtcggcactcaatagtttcccgtcggccacttcaatggtat of the Rutidosis leptorrhynchoides isolate AG116_Rl617_1_P2 chromosome 5, CSIRO_AGI_Rlap_v1, whole genome shotgun sequence genome contains:
- the LOC139846660 gene encoding probable serine/threonine-protein kinase PBL3; the protein is MFILSIMGNCLISSSAKVDATINCPNSDRSKIGSKISASSGHSSITISTYSGRSSSIGSISTTPRSESDILSSPKVRPFSFLELKNATRNFRPDSLLGEGGFGCVFKGWIDEFTHLASKRGSGMVIAVKKLKPEGFQGHKEWLTEVTYLGQLHHPNLVKLIGYCTEGDNRLLVYEFMPKGSLENHLFRRGPQPLPWATRLKVAIGAARGLAFLHDAKDQVIYRDFKASNILLDSEFNAKLSDFGLAKAGPTGDRTHVSTRVMGTKGYAAPEYLATGWLTEKSDVYSFGVVLLELLSGRRAVDKDRVGIEQDLVEWTKPYLGDKRRLFRIMDTKLEGQYPQKAVFTAATLASQCLSIEPQNRPRMSQVLASLEELQAVKNASREHRKVSSLVMKSPAGHCQRRLTPSASPLPTPRQSTLVR